The following are encoded in a window of Cycloclasticus pugetii PS-1 genomic DNA:
- a CDS encoding thiol:disulfide interchange protein DsbA/DsbL: MNKLLVLLSIFFISAGSSFAADVEFKEGVDYQLIKPAQPTDDSSRLEVLEIFWYGCPHCYHFEPTLDPWVASLPADVNFARLPAVFNEQWERHARAYFAADILGVLDESHGALFHAMHAEKAVINTVNQLANFYTKYGIDEALFKKTYHSFIVNTKVARAKDMVDRYGVTGVPAIVVEGKYLITGSMAKSYQNMLKIMDYLLAKERKTK; this comes from the coding sequence ATGAATAAACTATTGGTCTTATTGAGTATTTTTTTTATATCAGCAGGTTCTTCTTTTGCCGCAGACGTTGAGTTTAAAGAAGGTGTTGATTATCAGCTGATTAAACCTGCTCAACCCACAGATGATTCAAGCCGCCTCGAAGTATTGGAAATCTTTTGGTATGGCTGTCCGCATTGTTACCACTTTGAGCCTACATTAGATCCTTGGGTAGCAAGCCTTCCTGCCGACGTAAATTTTGCTCGCTTGCCTGCGGTTTTCAATGAACAGTGGGAGCGACATGCACGAGCCTACTTCGCAGCCGATATCTTAGGCGTATTAGATGAGTCACATGGTGCGTTATTTCATGCTATGCATGCAGAAAAGGCAGTCATTAATACAGTCAATCAACTGGCTAACTTTTATACGAAGTATGGAATAGATGAGGCGTTATTTAAAAAGACCTACCATTCCTTTATTGTAAATACAAAAGTAGCAAGAGCGAAGGATATGGTTGACCGTTATGGCGTAACAGGCGTACCGGCTATAGTGGTTGAAGGTAAATACCTTATCACAGGGTCAATGGCGAAGAGTTACCAGAACATGTTGAAGATTATGGATTACCTGTTGGCTAAGGAAAGAAAAACAAAATAA
- a CDS encoding DUF4124 domain-containing protein, which produces MYRALMFCSCLLFAQFAYSAIYQWVDHQGNTHYSQHPPADKSISTQNITVTKKPVADAKKNQQSIQDSANEIAKSNAERQAARDKLQQQAEENKRLQESCEASKKSLIELDYGGNRLYKDTEGNYSRFTDEDKNKQREQLNDFINKNCR; this is translated from the coding sequence ATGTATCGCGCTTTGATGTTTTGTTCTTGCTTACTTTTTGCTCAATTTGCTTATTCGGCCATTTACCAGTGGGTTGACCACCAAGGTAACACTCACTATAGCCAGCATCCGCCAGCTGACAAATCCATTTCGACTCAAAACATTACTGTCACGAAAAAACCTGTCGCCGATGCTAAAAAAAACCAACAATCAATTCAAGATAGTGCCAATGAAATAGCCAAATCTAATGCTGAACGTCAAGCTGCTCGTGACAAACTGCAACAACAGGCTGAGGAAAACAAGCGCCTCCAGGAAAGCTGCGAGGCCAGCAAAAAGAGCCTTATTGAATTAGATTACGGCGGTAACCGTTTGTACAAAGACACTGAAGGGAACTATTCTCGCTTCACTGACGAAGATAAAAACAAACAGCGCGAACAACTTAACGACTTTATCAACAAGAACTGTCGCTAA
- a CDS encoding acetolactate synthase 3 large subunit, producing MELSGGEIVIQSLKDEGVEYVFGYPGGCVLHIYDAIFKQEDVKHVLVRHEQGATHAADGYARSSGKPGVVLVTSGPGATNAVTGIATAYMDSIPLVVITGQVPRAVIGTDAFQEVDTVGITRPCVKHNFLVKDVADIAETMKKAFYLAMSGRPGPVVVDIPKDITDPDIKVPYQYPEEVVMRSYKPIISGNIGQTRKAIELIKAAKRPVIYSGGGVILGEASEEFRRLCKTLNFPVTQTLMGLGAFPGTDPQSIGMLGMHGTYEANMAMHDSDLIIAIGARFDDRVTGKIAEFCPNAKIIHIDVDPASISKTITVDVPIVGQVKPVVLDMLAQIESLGETFDRERIADWWRQIDEWRAVDCMAYDKNSGTIKPQYVIEQLYKVTNGEAFVTSDVGQHQMFAAQFYPFDKPRRWINSGGLGTMGFGLPAAMGVKFANPEADVACVTGEGSIQMCLQELSTMLQYDTPVKVINLNNGYLGMVRQWQEFTYKSRYSHSYLEALPDFKKLAEAYGHVGIQVTKKEDVEPALREAFAMKDRTVFLDFLTDTEENVYPMIEAGKAHNDMVMAPNSKYKRILA from the coding sequence GTGGAGCTAAGTGGCGGTGAAATCGTCATCCAATCCTTAAAAGATGAGGGTGTGGAATACGTGTTTGGGTACCCTGGTGGGTGCGTATTACATATATATGATGCTATTTTTAAGCAAGAAGATGTGAAACACGTGTTGGTCCGCCATGAGCAAGGTGCTACTCATGCGGCCGATGGTTATGCGCGCTCGTCAGGTAAGCCTGGTGTGGTACTTGTAACCTCTGGCCCCGGTGCAACAAATGCAGTAACCGGCATTGCTACAGCCTATATGGACTCAATTCCTCTGGTGGTGATCACTGGGCAAGTGCCTCGAGCAGTTATTGGTACCGATGCTTTTCAAGAAGTTGATACGGTCGGTATTACTCGCCCGTGTGTAAAACATAATTTCTTGGTAAAGGATGTTGCCGATATTGCTGAAACGATGAAAAAGGCGTTTTATTTAGCTATGTCAGGTCGCCCAGGCCCTGTTGTGGTTGATATCCCTAAAGATATAACAGACCCTGATATTAAGGTGCCTTACCAGTATCCTGAAGAAGTAGTCATGCGTTCTTATAAACCAATAATTAGTGGCAATATTGGTCAAACAAGAAAAGCAATTGAACTGATTAAAGCAGCTAAACGCCCTGTAATATACAGTGGTGGTGGCGTTATTTTAGGTGAAGCTAGCGAAGAATTTAGACGGCTTTGTAAAACGTTGAATTTCCCTGTTACTCAGACCTTAATGGGCTTAGGGGCTTTTCCAGGCACAGACCCGCAGTCTATAGGAATGCTGGGTATGCATGGTACTTACGAAGCGAATATGGCAATGCATGATAGTGATTTAATTATTGCTATCGGCGCTCGGTTTGACGATCGGGTAACAGGTAAAATTGCCGAGTTTTGCCCAAATGCCAAAATTATTCATATTGATGTGGATCCGGCCTCTATTTCTAAAACCATTACGGTTGATGTGCCTATTGTTGGACAGGTAAAACCTGTTGTATTAGACATGCTTGCACAAATAGAGAGTTTAGGTGAAACCTTTGATCGTGAGCGTATTGCTGATTGGTGGCGACAAATAGACGAATGGCGTGCAGTAGATTGCATGGCATACGATAAGAACAGCGGCACTATCAAACCACAATATGTTATCGAGCAACTGTATAAGGTAACGAACGGTGAAGCCTTTGTAACATCGGACGTGGGCCAGCACCAAATGTTTGCCGCACAATTTTACCCGTTTGATAAACCTCGTCGTTGGATCAATTCTGGTGGCTTAGGAACAATGGGTTTTGGTTTGCCGGCGGCGATGGGTGTAAAGTTTGCTAACCCAGAGGCTGATGTTGCTTGTGTAACCGGCGAAGGAAGCATACAAATGTGCCTGCAAGAGTTATCGACCATGTTGCAATACGATACTCCCGTGAAAGTGATTAACTTAAACAATGGTTATCTAGGCATGGTGCGTCAGTGGCAAGAGTTCACTTATAAAAGTCGTTATTCACATTCTTACCTTGAAGCATTACCAGACTTTAAAAAGTTAGCAGAAGCGTATGGTCATGTGGGTATTCAAGTGACTAAAAAAGAAGATGTAGAGCCGGCGCTAAGGGAAGCCTTTGCGATGAAAGATCGTACGGTTTTTCTAGACTTTTTAACAGATACAGAAGAAAACGTATATCCAATGATTGAGGCAGGTAAAGCTCATAACGATATGGTAATGGCGCCAAACTCAAAGTATAAAAGGATATTGGCATGA
- the ilvN gene encoding acetolactate synthase small subunit: MSRQHIISVLLENEAGALSRVSGLFSARAYNIESLTVAPTQDPTLSRLTLVTVGNDETIEQIKKQLNKLIDVVKLIDLSESFSLERELVLLKVKKNDAMLQKIDSLGADSSARITDETDGYLIVELSGEKAWLDDFLSSLENEVIDVVRTGVIGLSRGERSLTL; the protein is encoded by the coding sequence ATGAGTCGTCAGCATATTATTTCAGTCTTATTGGAAAATGAAGCCGGTGCTTTGTCGCGTGTTTCAGGCTTGTTTTCTGCTAGAGCTTACAACATTGAGTCCTTAACGGTTGCACCGACTCAAGACCCTACCTTGTCTCGACTAACATTGGTAACCGTTGGCAATGATGAGACAATTGAGCAAATTAAAAAGCAACTGAATAAATTAATTGATGTGGTGAAGTTAATTGATTTATCAGAGTCCTTTTCATTAGAACGCGAGCTAGTTTTGCTGAAGGTGAAAAAGAATGATGCCATGTTGCAAAAAATTGACAGTTTAGGCGCCGATTCATCAGCCCGTATTACCGATGAAACGGATGGCTATTTGATTGTTGAATTATCAGGCGAAAAAGCTTGGTTGGATGATTTCTTGTCTTCATTGGAAAATGAAGTTATTGATGTTGTTCGGACCGGTGTCATCGGTTTGTCTCGTGGTGAGAGATCGTTAACGCTGTAA
- the ilvC gene encoding ketol-acid reductoisomerase, protein MNIYYDKDADLSIIKGMTVAVIGYGSQGHAHANNLKDSGVNVVVGLRASSSSVAKAQEAGLAVKEVAEAVASADLVMILTPDEFQSQLYKEEIEPNIKQGAALAFAHGFAIHYNQVVPRADLDVIMIAPKAPGHTVRNEFKNGGGIPDLIAVFQDASGKAKNIALSYASAIGGGRTGIIETTFKDETETDLFGEQAVLCGGTVELVKMGFETLVEAGYAPEMAYFECLHELKLIVDLMYEGGIANMNYSISNNAEYGEYVTGKKVINDESREAMRETLRNIQNGEYAKQFIVEGATNYPSMTANRRNNAAHQIEQVGGKLREMMPWITANALVDKTKN, encoded by the coding sequence ATGAATATTTACTACGATAAAGACGCGGACCTTTCAATCATTAAAGGAATGACAGTAGCTGTTATTGGTTATGGTTCACAAGGCCATGCGCATGCAAATAACCTAAAAGATTCTGGCGTTAATGTTGTTGTTGGTTTAAGAGCTAGCTCAAGTTCAGTGGCTAAAGCACAAGAAGCTGGCCTAGCGGTTAAAGAAGTGGCTGAAGCGGTAGCATCTGCTGACTTAGTAATGATTTTGACTCCGGACGAATTTCAATCTCAGTTATATAAAGAAGAAATTGAGCCAAATATTAAGCAAGGTGCTGCATTAGCATTTGCACACGGTTTTGCTATTCATTATAACCAAGTGGTACCACGTGCTGACTTAGATGTGATTATGATTGCACCTAAAGCGCCTGGACATACCGTACGTAACGAATTTAAAAACGGTGGTGGTATTCCCGATTTGATTGCTGTTTTCCAAGATGCATCTGGCAAAGCTAAAAATATCGCCTTGTCATACGCATCAGCAATTGGCGGCGGTCGTACAGGTATTATCGAAACAACCTTTAAAGATGAAACAGAAACTGACCTATTCGGTGAGCAAGCTGTTTTATGTGGTGGTACGGTTGAACTTGTTAAAATGGGTTTTGAAACATTGGTTGAAGCCGGCTATGCACCAGAAATGGCGTACTTTGAATGTTTGCATGAGTTAAAACTGATTGTGGATTTAATGTACGAAGGTGGCATTGCTAACATGAACTACTCGATCTCAAACAATGCTGAGTATGGTGAGTATGTAACCGGTAAGAAAGTGATCAATGACGAATCTCGTGAAGCAATGCGTGAAACGTTAAGAAACATTCAAAATGGTGAGTATGCTAAACAGTTTATTGTTGAAGGGGCGACTAACTACCCATCAATGACAGCAAACCGCAGAAATAATGCGGCACACCAAATTGAGCAAGTTGGCGGAAAATTACGTGAAATGATGCCATGGATTACTGCCAATGCTTTAGTTGATAAAACTAAAAACTAG
- the pssA gene encoding CDP-diacylglycerol--serine O-phosphatidyltransferase produces the protein MKQTPPPSKGLYLLPNLFTTSALFAGFYAITGAVNGHFEIAVIAIFIAMVLDGLDGRVARMTNTQSEFGAQYDSLADLVSFGVAPAAVAYSWGLSSLGKFGWMVAFVYATCGALRLARFNVQHNIADKRYFQGLASPAAAALVAGYVWLMEDYQLTGTAATAGLLTVTLCAGLLMVSNIRYHSFKELNFTGKVPFVVAVIVMLVLALIYAAPPLILFIMCLVYALSGLVLTMRLLRRTQRDKTE, from the coding sequence ATGAAACAAACACCCCCTCCATCCAAAGGGCTGTATTTACTGCCAAACTTATTTACAACCAGCGCCTTGTTTGCTGGCTTTTATGCGATTACAGGCGCAGTTAATGGCCATTTTGAAATAGCTGTTATTGCTATTTTTATTGCCATGGTGCTGGATGGCCTTGATGGCCGTGTTGCACGCATGACCAATACTCAAAGCGAGTTTGGTGCACAATACGATAGCTTGGCTGACTTGGTTTCATTTGGTGTGGCACCTGCAGCAGTTGCTTATTCGTGGGGGCTGTCGTCCTTAGGCAAGTTTGGTTGGATGGTAGCCTTTGTATATGCAACGTGTGGTGCATTACGTTTAGCACGCTTTAATGTTCAGCATAACATTGCTGATAAACGCTACTTTCAAGGGTTAGCCAGCCCAGCTGCCGCTGCCCTAGTGGCCGGCTATGTGTGGTTAATGGAAGACTACCAATTAACAGGCACCGCGGCGACGGCAGGCTTACTAACAGTCACCTTATGTGCGGGTTTATTAATGGTTAGTAACATTCGTTACCATAGTTTCAAAGAGCTTAATTTTACGGGCAAGGTGCCTTTTGTCGTTGCCGTGATTGTTATGCTGGTTTTAGCCTTAATCTATGCTGCGCCTCCGTTAATATTATTTATTATGTGTTTAGTGTATGCCTTATCTGGACTAGTACTAACGATGCGCTTATTGCGCCGAACACAACGCGATAAAACTGAATGA
- a CDS encoding uracil-DNA glycosylase — translation MTTSNRQLAYLDLMGVQVWQERSRQEQVIAEEVSDDVTANTLQELYEIASNCQRCEASAVRNQLVFSDGPMHADWLIVGDFPTQQDDREGRPLTGDVAHLLSEMLLAVGVKKSTVHLTNSVKCRSANVEAEKVELLSCRAYLIRQIELVKPQLVFVLGEKAAQSLLKSNESLSHLTGTVHKVDDVPTPIVVSCHPRDLLKTPSAKRQAWDDIQLARTLVSKA, via the coding sequence ATGACAACATCCAATAGGCAGCTAGCCTACTTGGATCTGATGGGCGTTCAAGTTTGGCAAGAGAGGAGCAGGCAAGAACAGGTAATCGCCGAAGAAGTCAGTGACGACGTTACAGCAAACACCCTTCAAGAGCTTTACGAAATAGCGTCAAACTGCCAACGTTGTGAGGCTTCAGCTGTTAGGAACCAGCTAGTGTTTAGCGATGGCCCAATGCACGCCGACTGGCTCATCGTTGGTGACTTTCCAACACAACAAGATGATAGAGAAGGGCGGCCATTAACTGGTGACGTGGCTCACTTATTATCAGAAATGTTATTGGCGGTCGGGGTTAAAAAATCGACAGTTCATTTAACAAACAGTGTTAAGTGTCGTTCAGCTAATGTTGAAGCGGAAAAGGTCGAGTTATTATCGTGCCGAGCTTACTTGATTCGTCAAATAGAATTGGTAAAACCACAGCTTGTCTTTGTATTGGGTGAAAAGGCAGCACAAAGCTTACTAAAATCAAACGAATCGTTAAGCCACCTAACAGGAACAGTGCATAAGGTTGATGATGTGCCCACACCAATAGTGGTCAGTTGTCACCCACGCGATTTATTAAAAACACCTTCAGCCAAAAGGCAAGCTTGGGACGATATACAACTGGCAAGAACGCTGGTTAGCAAGGCTTGA
- the rimI gene encoding ribosomal protein S18-alanine N-acetyltransferase — MLTKLKSLLSLTGPQVDYLRPLKTNDIPKVLTIERQMYSYPWSEGIFKDCLKIGYSNWAFIKDGQFVGYVILSVAVGEAHILNICLDPAYQGKGLGRQFLKEVLIIAKKKNANSVFLEVRPSNTAAVQLYKTAGFKKIGKRKNYYPAADGKEDALVLSLDLTSDSA; from the coding sequence ATGTTAACTAAATTAAAATCGTTGCTGAGTTTAACTGGCCCTCAAGTGGATTATTTACGCCCATTAAAAACAAACGATATTCCCAAAGTTCTGACAATTGAGCGGCAAATGTATAGCTACCCTTGGAGTGAAGGTATCTTCAAAGACTGTTTAAAAATTGGCTATTCAAATTGGGCCTTTATTAAAGACGGTCAGTTCGTAGGCTATGTTATTTTATCAGTCGCAGTTGGCGAAGCGCATATCTTAAATATATGCTTGGACCCTGCCTACCAAGGCAAAGGATTAGGTCGACAATTTCTAAAAGAAGTGCTGATTATCGCGAAGAAAAAAAATGCAAACAGTGTTTTCTTGGAAGTAAGACCCTCCAATACAGCAGCCGTTCAACTCTATAAAACCGCCGGTTTTAAAAAAATTGGCAAACGTAAAAATTATTACCCAGCAGCCGATGGTAAAGAAGATGCTTTGGTCTTATCGTTGGATTTAACATCAGATTCTGCGTAA
- a CDS encoding peptide chain release factor 3, with the protein MSSEFKKRRTFAIISHPDAGKTTLTEKLLLFGGAIQVAGSVKGRKASRHATSDWMEMEQERGISITTSVMQFEHNEKLLNLLDTPGHEDFSEDTYRTLTAVDSALMVIDCAKGVEARTIKLMEVCRLRDTPIISFINKLDREGRDPLELIDEVESVLKIQCAPMTWPIGMGKRFKGVYHIYKDEVHVFSPTHGGKIATGEIFKGLDNPGLKELMGHEFEDFFEELELVREASTPFDIDAYLAGKQTPVFFGSAVNNFGVGELLDAFAEYAPAPQPRQAVEREVLPEEDKFSGFVFKVQANMDPAHRDRIAFMRICSGEYSQGMKINHVRIKKNIQVGNAITFQADSRKNVEQAFAGDIIGLHNHGTIQVGDTFTQGEALKFGGIPYFAPELFRKAVLKDPLRMKALQKGLTQLTEEGATQLFKPLRNNDLILGAVGVLQFEVTAQRLKSEYNVECVYDNAPITTARWVSCDDPKKFEEFKKKAHDSLAEDGGGYLVYLAKSRVNLSLTQERWPEITFSATREL; encoded by the coding sequence ATGTCTAGCGAATTTAAAAAACGGCGAACGTTTGCCATTATCTCCCACCCCGATGCGGGTAAAACAACGCTGACCGAAAAACTGTTGTTGTTCGGGGGCGCGATTCAGGTTGCGGGGTCAGTTAAAGGGCGAAAAGCTTCACGACACGCAACATCTGACTGGATGGAAATGGAGCAAGAGCGGGGTATTTCGATTACTACCTCGGTGATGCAATTCGAACATAATGAAAAATTATTGAACCTGCTCGATACCCCTGGGCATGAGGATTTTTCTGAAGATACCTATCGAACATTAACAGCGGTTGATTCTGCGTTGATGGTCATCGATTGTGCGAAAGGGGTGGAAGCCAGAACCATTAAATTAATGGAAGTGTGTCGTTTGCGTGATACGCCGATTATTAGTTTTATTAATAAGTTGGACAGGGAAGGCAGGGATCCTTTAGAGCTTATTGATGAAGTTGAGTCGGTGTTGAAAATTCAATGTGCGCCAATGACATGGCCAATAGGCATGGGTAAGCGCTTTAAAGGCGTTTACCATATCTATAAGGATGAGGTACATGTGTTTAGCCCAACGCATGGCGGTAAAATTGCCACTGGCGAAATATTTAAAGGGCTAGATAATCCTGGGCTCAAGGAGTTGATGGGCCATGAGTTTGAAGATTTTTTTGAGGAGTTAGAGCTTGTTCGAGAAGCCAGTACGCCTTTCGATATAGACGCTTATTTAGCGGGTAAACAAACACCGGTGTTTTTTGGCTCGGCGGTGAATAATTTTGGTGTGGGTGAATTGCTTGACGCGTTTGCAGAATATGCGCCAGCTCCTCAACCACGACAAGCCGTTGAACGTGAAGTGCTGCCAGAAGAAGATAAGTTTTCGGGTTTTGTATTTAAGGTTCAAGCCAATATGGATCCAGCGCATCGTGATCGAATAGCCTTTATGCGTATTTGTTCCGGTGAGTATTCACAGGGTATGAAAATAAACCATGTGCGTATTAAGAAGAATATTCAGGTTGGTAATGCCATTACGTTTCAGGCGGATAGCCGGAAAAACGTAGAACAGGCTTTTGCAGGTGACATCATTGGGCTGCATAATCATGGCACCATTCAAGTGGGTGATACGTTTACACAAGGTGAGGCTTTAAAATTTGGTGGTATTCCTTATTTTGCCCCAGAGCTTTTTCGTAAAGCTGTCTTAAAAGACCCGCTACGTATGAAGGCTTTACAAAAAGGCCTGACGCAATTAACCGAAGAAGGTGCGACGCAGTTATTTAAACCGCTACGGAATAATGACTTAATTTTAGGTGCAGTGGGTGTGCTTCAGTTTGAAGTAACGGCGCAACGGCTTAAAAGTGAGTATAACGTAGAGTGTGTGTATGATAATGCACCTATTACAACGGCTCGTTGGGTGAGCTGTGATGACCCGAAAAAATTTGAAGAGTTTAAGAAGAAAGCGCACGATAGTTTGGCAGAAGATGGCGGTGGCTATTTGGTATATTTAGCGAAAAGCCGAGTTAACCTATCGTTAACACAAGAGCGCTGGCCAGAGATAACCTTTAGTGCGACACGCGAGCTGTAA
- a CDS encoding MBL fold metallo-hydrolase: MTEKNYSIEALELGPAENFIYLIHDHKTNRAAVVDPAWDVPKVIELAKQKGVEITDILLTHSHHDHINGIGDVLDKYDAQVHLLKQEADFWGDHPASPSIHYGGDEIMLGDSSIKVLHTPGHTPGSACYQIGDDLLTGDTMFVFGCGRCDFTGGDPEVMYKTLNKIRTELPSSTTILPGHNYAVKKTSTIAEQIKGNPFLHQHSLQDFVQYRMNTPKRKSPYEAEPESGCGHDH, from the coding sequence ATGACTGAAAAAAACTATTCAATAGAAGCATTAGAACTAGGCCCTGCAGAAAACTTTATTTATCTGATTCACGATCACAAAACTAACCGAGCAGCGGTGGTAGATCCTGCTTGGGATGTGCCTAAGGTAATAGAGTTGGCTAAGCAAAAAGGAGTCGAGATTACCGATATCCTGCTAACGCATAGTCACCATGACCATATTAACGGTATTGGTGATGTGCTGGATAAGTACGATGCACAGGTACATTTGTTAAAGCAAGAAGCTGACTTTTGGGGTGATCACCCAGCCTCGCCAAGCATTCATTATGGTGGTGATGAAATTATGTTGGGTGATAGTAGTATTAAAGTGTTGCATACGCCGGGGCATACGCCCGGTTCAGCGTGTTATCAAATAGGCGATGATTTGTTAACGGGCGATACGATGTTTGTTTTTGGTTGTGGACGGTGTGATTTCACAGGCGGCGACCCAGAAGTAATGTATAAAACCTTGAATAAAATTCGTACGGAATTACCAAGTTCTACGACGATTCTGCCGGGGCACAATTATGCGGTTAAAAAGACATCAACCATCGCAGAGCAAATAAAAGGTAACCCGTTTTTGCATCAGCATAGCCTGCAAGATTTTGTGCAATACCGAATGAATACGCCAAAACGCAAGAGCCCTTATGAGGCAGAGCCAGAATCGGGCTGTGGGCACGATCACTAA
- a CDS encoding (2Fe-2S)-binding protein, with amino-acid sequence MAYEFKDDDVICSCTGVTKKHFLTRIKADNIETLEQAREKTHVNVACGMCVYIVEKLLDVD; translated from the coding sequence GTGGCGTATGAATTTAAAGATGATGATGTGATTTGCAGTTGCACGGGCGTCACCAAAAAGCACTTTTTAACAAGGATAAAGGCCGACAATATCGAGACACTTGAGCAGGCAAGGGAAAAAACACACGTTAATGTTGCCTGCGGCATGTGTGTTTATATTGTGGAAAAACTGCTCGATGTAGACTAA
- a CDS encoding thiopurine S-methyltransferase — MDTNFWHERWAKSEIGFHLNDVNPYLIEHFAALKPKANAAVFVPLCGKSKDLIWLAEHAEKVLGIELSKKAVEDFFKENNLTPSITQGDRFLTYRYENLTIICGDLFELTADDVAAYQLVYDRASLIAFPADMRARYVEKLNELLPNKTQRLLVTVDYPQHEMSGPPFSVTPDEVQQHFSARYEIQCLVSEDILEQSKRFKAKGVSRMLEHVFLLTEK; from the coding sequence ATGGACACTAACTTTTGGCATGAACGTTGGGCAAAAAGTGAAATTGGTTTTCACTTAAATGACGTTAACCCGTATCTTATCGAGCACTTTGCTGCACTCAAACCAAAAGCAAACGCCGCTGTTTTTGTGCCTTTGTGCGGCAAAAGCAAAGACCTTATCTGGTTAGCAGAACACGCCGAAAAAGTATTGGGCATTGAGTTAAGCAAAAAAGCCGTGGAGGACTTTTTCAAGGAAAACAATCTCACGCCTAGTATTACCCAGGGTGATCGCTTTTTAACGTATCGTTATGAAAATCTCACCATTATTTGCGGCGATTTATTCGAACTAACAGCCGACGACGTAGCTGCTTACCAGCTTGTTTACGATCGTGCGTCCTTGATTGCTTTTCCAGCGGATATGCGCGCCCGCTATGTCGAAAAACTAAATGAACTTTTACCTAATAAAACGCAGCGCCTACTCGTTACTGTTGACTACCCCCAACATGAAATGAGCGGCCCTCCCTTTTCGGTAACACCTGACGAAGTACAGCAACATTTCTCTGCGCGTTATGAGATTCAGTGCTTAGTGTCTGAGGATATTTTAGAGCAATCAAAACGCTTCAAGGCCAAAGGCGTATCGCGCATGCTTGAACACGTTTTTTTGCTCACAGAAAAATAA